In Rosa chinensis cultivar Old Blush chromosome 1, RchiOBHm-V2, whole genome shotgun sequence, a genomic segment contains:
- the LOC112182931 gene encoding putative disease resistance protein RGA3 isoform X1, producing the protein MAEALVNVLLERLATITLDKIRGEFKLVTGVEIEVENLTSNLKAIQAVLKDAEQRQVTEASVRLWLDKLNEVSYEMDNVLDEWITQVRKRQMEKEEKHALAIAEKVRSSASSFFSCSKIKRLNHRGGIAGRIKKLNERLALIDQEKQRFNFQNNTERGPEIPRQETTCFSSDKIFGRENEKSIILSKLLSESSPDWKVPLIIPIVGMGGMGKTTLSQEVYNDQKVKARFDKRVWVCVSDPFDEIKIARAIVEGLNNDNTSKFSNSLQILMQHIQRLIKGQKVLLVLDDVWNPRKTQWEELIKPFCRGDVCCRCQGCRCQAPVGGRCQGAVGGGCCQGAVGCSCCQGAVGCNCQGDVCQGAVGCSCSCHGAVSIKVLVTTRNEEVATLMKATDHVIYMKQLSEELCRSLFYYNAGRDICSESKMFQDVGEKIVKKCDGLPLAAKTLGSLMFEKKTLKDWEDVLNSKLWELEGVEQQVFLPLLLSYYDLTQEIRNCLLYCVIFPKDYVYDRDNLVELWMSQYYLNVEESKEMERLGQKYFNKLVMRSFFQEVVVKKYGETKCKIHDIIHDFMSYMTKKECLILDRGAEVGPKVRHLTLINDLFAFHIDPNSRSCENLRTLVVLGYHGVGRPGEGIVQWKYVRTLTWLESRIRAIPISGLIHLRYLDLSGSSVLEEVELGSLYNLQTLRLVDCHRLKKVELGRLINLRHLSVRGCKDLKLRGIERLTNLQTLDEFYVQAGDEGNKLEHLINLNQLQGRLTITDQGGPGPGAGDAAIMVNKAHLLHLVLDVLFDWRWELTALQPPPGLESLSIHGCILSTDWWSSLHNLRLLTVSWCGFLPSLGNLASLESLYIEQVSVTKVGVEFLGIHDHDQSEPSWRRQTSFPKLKQLTFDDMPNWKEWQGVKEDSEKMAIIMPCLSELTIYRCIWLEALPEFLWKTPLQKLHIRYSPILQNLYKQGKGEQWAKISHIPTIYKC; encoded by the coding sequence ATGGCTGAAGCACTGGTGAACGTTCTCCTAGAGCGTTTGGCTACGATCACCCTTGACAAGATCCGAGGAGAGTTCAAATTGGTCACTGGGGTTGAGATAGAAGTTGAGAATCTCACCAGCAACCTCAAAGCTATTCAAGCTGTGCTCAAGGATGCAGAGCAGAGACAAGTCACCGAGGCCAGTGTGAGACTTTGGCTGGATAAACTGAATGAAGTTTCATACGAGATGGATAACGTGTTGGATGAATGGATCACTCAAGTTCGAAAGAGACAGatggagaaagaagaaaaacatgcTCTTGCTATTGCAGAGAAGGTACGTTCCTCTGcctcctctttcttttcttgtagCAAGATCAAGCGGTTAAATCATCGTGGCGGAATTGCTGGGAGGATTAAAAAGCTAAATGAAAGATTAGCTTTGATTGATCAGGAAAAACAAAGATTCAACTTTCAAAACAACACTGAAAGAGGTCCTGAAATACCTCGACAAGAAACTACATGCTTTTCCAGTGATAAGATATTTGGTCGAGAAAATGAAAAGAGCATTATACTTAGCAAGTTGCTGAGTGAGAGTAGTCCTGATTGGAAGGTCCCTCTTATCATCCCTATTGTAGGAATGGGGGGAATGGGGAAAACAACTCTTTCCCAAGAAGTCTATAATGACCAAAAAGTGAAAGCCCGTTTTGATAAGAGAGTATGGGTTTGTGTGTCGGACCCTTTTGATGAGATCAAAATTGCTAGAGCTATTGTCGAAGGTCTAAATAATGATAatacttcaaaattttcaaatagcTTGCAAATTTTGATGCAACATATACAGAGATTGATTAAGGGACAAAAGGTTCTCCTTGTCTTAGATGATGTGTGGAACCCAAGAAAAACTCAGTGGGAAGAATTAATTAAACCTTTTTGCCGGGGCGATGTGTGTTGTCGTTGCCAGGGTTGTCGTTGCCAGGCCCCTGTGGGTGGTCGTTGCCAGGGCGCTGTGGGTGGTGGTTGTTGCCAGGGCGCTGTGGGTTGTAGTTGTTGCCAGGGCGCTGTGGGTTGTAATTGCCAGGGCGATGTTTGCCAGGGCGCTGTGGGTTGTAGTTGTAGTTGCCATGGCGCTGTGAGTATTAAAGTACTAGTGACTACTCGAAATGAGGAAGTTGCTACTCTGATGAAAGCAACTGATCATGTGATCTATATGAAGCAGTTGAGTGAAGAACTTTGTAGGTCATTGTTTTATTACAACGCAGGCAGAGACATATGTAGTGAGTCTAAAATGTTTCAAGATGTTggtgaaaaaattgtgaaaaagtGTGATGGCTTGCCTCTTGCTGCAAAGACGTTAGGTAGCCTCATGTTTgagaaaaaaacattaaaagattGGGAAGATGTTTTAAATAGTAAGTTATGGGAGCTAGAAGGTGTGGAACAACAAGTTTTTCTACCGCTATTACTGAGTTATTATGATTTAAcccaagaaattagaaattgtCTTTTGTATTGTGTTATCTTTCCAAAAGATTATGTGTATGATAGGGATAACTTGGTTGAGCTATGGATGTCTCAATATTATTTGAATGTGGAAGAAAGTAAAGAAATGGAAAGACTTGGTCAGAAGTATTTTAATAAATTAGTAATGCGGTCATTTTTTCAAGAAGTTGTGGTGAAAAAATATGGGGAAACAAAGTGCAAAATACATGATATTATACATGACTTTATGTCTTACATGACGAAGAAAGAATGTTTAATTTTGGATCGTGGGGCAGAAGTTGGGCCAAAGGTTCGTCATTTGACTTTGATAAATGATTTATTTGCTTTCCACATTGATCCAAATTCTCGCAGCTGTGAAAATTTGCGTACCCTCGTAGTTTTGGGTTATCATGGTGTCGGGAGACCCGGAGAAGGGATTGTGCAGTGGAAATATGTTAGGACATTAACCTGGTTGGAAAGTAGGATTCGGGCAATTccgataagtggattgatccacCTGAGGTATCTTGATTTATCGGGGAGCAGTGTATTGGAGGAAGTAGAATTGGGTAGCTTATACAATCTGCAGACCTTGCGACTTGTTGATTGCCATCGCCTCAAGAAAGTAGAATTGGGAAGGCTAATTAACTTGAGGCATCTTAGTGTCCGCGGCTGTAAGGATCTAAAGCTAAGGGGAATAGAGAGACTAACAAATCTGCAAACGCTAGATGAGTTTTATGTCCAAGCTGGTGATGAAGGAAACAAGTTGGAACATCTGATAAACTTGAACCAGCTTCAAGGACGTCTTACTATTACAGATCAGGGAGGACCAGGACCGGGAGCGGGAGATGCAGCCATCATGGTTAATAAGGCGCACCTCCTTCATTTGGTCCTAGATGTTCTGTTCGATTGGCGATGGGAACTAACGGCCCTACAACCACCTCCAGGCTTGGAATCTTTGAGTATCCATGGCTGTATCTTGTCGACCGATTGGTGGTCGTCTTTACACAACTTGAGACTGCTTACAGTTTCATGGTGTGGCTTCCTGCCTTCTTTAGGAAATCTGGCATCCCTTGAATCATTGTATATAGAACAAGTTTCTGTAACAAAGGTAGGAGTTGAGTTTTTGGGAATACATGATCATGATCAATCGGAACCTAGCTGGAGGAGGCAAACGTCATTCCCGAAATTGAAGCAACTCACCTTCGACGACATGCCTAACTGGAAAGAGTGGCAAGGAGTGAAGGAGGATTCAGAGAAGATGGCAATAATAATGCCATGCCTTTCCGAGTTGACAATTTATAGATGCATTTGGCTAGAAGCACTGCCGGAATTCCTGTGGAAGACACCACTTCAGAAATTGCACATCAGGTATTCACCAATTCTCCAGAACCTATACAAACAAGGAAAAGGTGAGCAGTGGGCCAAGATTTCTCACATCCCAACCATCTATAAATGTTGA
- the LOC112182931 gene encoding U-box domain-containing protein 62 isoform X2, translating to MILPCGHSFGAGGVQQVITMKACFTCSQSISEDSIAPNLSLRSAVQAFRHEEELHFYLSSKRKRERPDQDRGGYGDLALTHPPRGRGVQFPFLMTNRVIIKGNKRTPQRFVGREAVVTTQCLNGWHVVKTLDNAESVKLQYHSLAKVSDDSSSKALPSNIHDIIHDIMSSMTNKQCLIVNVGEFGPSFLPRVNEKGSMGLRFSLKESIFKQRLFQVKKNGSM from the exons ATGATATTGCCTTGTGGGCATTCATTTGGAGCGGGTGGAGTACAGCAAGTTATCACAATG AAAGCGTGCTTCACCTGTTCTCAGTCAATTTCAGAAGACTCAATTGCTCCAAATCTCT CTCTTCGAAGTGCTGTGCAGGCATTCCGTCATGAAGAGGAGTTACACTTCTATCTCTCatccaaaaggaaaagagaaaggCCTGACCAG GACAGGGGTGGTTATGGTGATTTAGCACTCACGCATCCTCCAAGGGGTAGAGGTGttcaatttccatttcttatgaCAAATCGAGTTATTATAAAG GGTAATAAAAGGACACCACAACGCTTTGTTGGGCGTGAGGCAGTTGTTACAACACAATGCTTAAATGGATG GCATGTGGTAAAGACATTGGATAATGCAGAGAGCGTAAAGTTGCAGTATCACTCACTTGCAAAGGTATCAGATGATTCATCATCCAAGGCCCTGCCAAGCAATATACATGATATTATACATGACATTATGTCCTCTATGACGAATAAACAATGTTTGATTGTGAATGTTGGGGAATTTGGGCCATCTTTCCTCCCGAGAGTAAATGAAAAG GGATCAATGGGTCTGAGGTTCTCTCTCAAAGAATCCATCTTCAAGCAGAGACTGTTCCAAGTGAAGAAAAATGGATCTATGTAA